ATCTGTGTACTGTCGCCACCTTATGGACATGTGCTTACACTCCAGTGTCTTCAACCAGCACTgccaaagttaaaaaaagaaaaagaaaaagaaaagatgatcACATTTCCATTTGTATGTTCACAAAATTTTACTTCCTCTTCTCAGACTGTAGAAACTGCAGATGGTCGAGTTTTTGGTTATGAGAAGCTGTGTATCTGCAGTGGAGGCAGACCCAAACTTCTAACTCAGGACAACCCTTATGTACTGGGGATACGGGACACAGACAGCGCCCAGGTGCGGACTGCAGACTCCAGATGTTTGTATGGTTATGTTTGCACAAATGTAGAAGAAGTTATGTTTGGTTTTTAGGTGtcctatttttttctttgggcaaacagttatttttattttgagcagattcacatacttttatcTTTACAATGCACATTTATTAGattccaaatgtaaatgtttgaaagGGTCATACTTCATGTTGTCTAAAAATCCCTGGATCTACACACCAAAATACATGAACTTGTTCCTTTTTATCAaatttcactaattctgttgCTAGTTTTTTATCATAGTGCGCTAATCTACAAACAAAGTGTTCAGAACATTAGACCGGAAACATGACCTTTGTCTTAAGCTGTTTACAAAATACATCTTATGTCTTCCTCGTGTTTCAGGCGTTTCAGAAGCAGTTATCCAAAGCAAAGAGAATAGTGATTGTCGGGAATGGAGGGATTGCTTTGGAATTAGTGTGAGTCCTATCTACCCAAAAGATTCAGATGCACATTTCACTTAGGTCACATTTTAGAATCATATGTTCTTATCACTTTAAGGCATAATTTTAATCTAAATTCAAAAAGTGATTGAGACTGTGTACTGTGTAGGTATGAGGTGGAGGGCTGTGAGGTGATCTGGGCTGTGAAGGACAAGGCCATAGGAAACACCTTCTTTGATGCAGGAGCAGCACAGTTCCTTATCCCGTCACTGGAGGCTGACAAACCAGAGAGGGCTGCTCCCTGTAGAAGGCCCCGCTACACCACTGAGGAACCGGCAGCTGGAGCGTCACAGACTTTTACTGCAGGTCTTTCTTTACCTCATGGTCTAGTGACGGATTTGTCCTCATGTCTTTGCTACAGTCGTAATTTATGTGTCTATGTGTTGGTCGATTACCAGATAGAAATTCACGAGGGCGTGATTCTGGTCATACAGAGTCTGGCAGCGCCCTCGGTCCAGACTGGCATGAAGGAATAGTTCTCCGAGGAGCAGAGCAGGTAGGACAGTGTGCGCAGCTTAGGTCCTTAAGCACTCAGATCAGCTTTTCTTGAGGATGTTATGCTGCAAATTCATCTGTATCGGTGTTGACCTTTTGTTGTGCGACATTGTTTTTCTGCTCAGGTGTCCCGCAGAGTTTCTGTGGAATATGAGTGTGAGGTGGAAAAGATCTTCACCGCTGAGGACCTGCACAATTCCCCACAGCAAACACTCAGACCAGAGAATGGTGAGAACTGGGTTTGTTGCTCGGACTCATCCGCTAACTGttccctttctctttccttttcatgCCTTAAACTTTTCTTCCCTCCCAGTAGGAACCTGGCCAGTTTACATCCTGCTGACCAATGGAAAGACATTTGGCTGTGATTTTGTTGTCAGTGCCACTGGTGTCGTGCCAAACACTGAGCCATTTCTCCATGGTAACAATGTAAGTGGCCAAGTAGACGAGCTCACACGGCCAATTATATCTAATACTGTGGGTAGTGCATTGGAATGTCCCGATGAAAAAGTTGTGGTGTAAAAAGAAACTCTGCGACACAGAAAGTCATGTTAAATTCTAGTAGTTGGGTTTAAGGCTCCTGTATGTCAAATAAAATCAGTCTGGAGATGTATTCACAATATATCTTCAGGCTAAAACCTGGCTCAAGTGGCTGAAGTAGTGGAAGGAAACTGCAGGAATGTTTAGCAGTATTTAGGAGGATTTCTGGTAAACTAACTAACTTGTTTGTGAGTACAGCCACTGATTTTCAATGATTTGCTTTTAAGTTTGCACTAGCAGATGATGCTGGCCTGCAAGTGGATGATCACATGATGACATCAGAGCCAGATGTCTATGCTGCAGGAGACGTGTGCACTGCATGCTGGGAACACAGCCCACTGTGGCAGCAGGTACACTAACGACAAATCATTGAATTAACCTGTGGAGCCTTTTTTACGGCATGTATGGAAACAACAGTAGGACAGTGCATGATTTGCTTTAAGACTAATTTAGACCAAAAATGCtaaacacatgtaaaataattctATATGccataatataatttaaataaaaactatgaaCAAATACAACACTACTTGTTTTTGCCTATGATATGACAGTTTGTTCAAGGTCCACATAAAAACTGAGAAGTTCTGACACTAAGGAAAAGTCACATTCTGTAAATTTGAATCTtgtactatatgtgtgtgtttgctgtgtacAGATGCGTTTGTGGACACAGGCCCGTCAGATGGGCTGGTATGCAGGCCGCTGCATGGCAGCACACGTCCTGTCAGAGCCAATAGAACTGGACTTCTGCTTCGAGCTCTTCTCACATATTACAAAATTCTTCAACTACAAGGTGTGTGAGATGTATGTAATATAGTGTAGATGACAAATATCCGTCATCTACATCCTTATACAGACTTAGTTTCAGCAGCATTCGACGTCATTACCAAAGCTACTTATTGTTTAAGTCAACTTCCACTCTTGTGGTCATTCCACAGGTGGTCCTCCTGGGAAAGTTTAACGCGCAGGGGCTGGGGCCCAACCATGAGCTGCTGGTTCGCTGCACTAAGGGCCAGGAGTATGTCAAGGTGCAGAATAAGAATTTAAAAATACCCTTCAGTGTTGATTATTCCAGTGTTTGTAACGTCAGTCGTTAATACCACTAATGTTGTCTGCTTTTAGTTCGGTTTTCAtacacattgttttctgttgcagGTTGTTCTCAGTGGAGGTAAGATGGTGGGAGCAGTGCTGATAGGGGAAACGGACCTGGAGGAGACGTTTGAGAACCTGATGCTCAACCAGATGGATTTGACACAGTATGGAGAGGAGCTGCTCAACCCCAACATTGATATAGAGGACTACTTTGATTAAGCACTAGGGAAGCGATTGATGAAATACTACATACTTAAAAATCAAATAAGGTAGAGGACGTTAATAGAAAAATCATGCATGATCATGTCCAATCTAATCGGTGCACGTGATACCTTTTTGCCATGAGCAGTAACTGTGTGATCATTATTCTCTCATTAATGCCTTTCTAAATTTAAGAgcatatttttgtgttaaattattttcaaaacTAAGTGTAACTAAGCAGCTTCTTCACCAACACTACTGTTGTATAGTTTGTTATAAGGCACCACGTCCGATCGAGCAAAAATAGTATGTAGATATccatcaataaaatattttacattcaaGACCACCAGCAGGAAAGTTTTGTCAGATGAGTGTTGTTAACCACAAACACTAATTAAAATTTGACATAtctaatattttacagtatacaATACCAAGTGAAGTGTTTCCTTATTATTGTTAATACGTTTGGATTTTGTAGCAATTACAAGAAGGTCCACATGGGGTCACTGTAGCTTGAAGTTGATCTCTAAGTATTGATTTAGTTTTATGAGATTGATCTTTTACAGGtttcactgcagctgtaaaGTTAGTTTGTGATGTTGATACTAACTGGAGGTACCTGTAgtatataaatttaaataaatacattttctattctATAAGTTTGTGACAATATTCCTACTTGGCACAGTAAAGGCAGCACATCAGTTCTTAGAATTTACAATTTTTATTGTAAA
The window above is part of the Anabas testudineus chromosome 23, fAnaTes1.2, whole genome shotgun sequence genome. Proteins encoded here:
- the pyroxd1 gene encoding pyridine nucleotide-disulfide oxidoreductase domain-containing protein 1 isoform X1, with the protein product MAHKKEKTFQFMIVGGGIAGVTCVEQLSSQIPSADIALITAGSHIKAVTNYKQVSKTLEEFDVEERPSSVLEARFPNLTVIHPAVKSLNTQSHTVETADGRVFGYEKLCICSGGRPKLLTQDNPYVLGIRDTDSAQAFQKQLSKAKRIVIVGNGGIALELVYEVEGCEVIWAVKDKAIGNTFFDAGAAQFLIPSLEADKPERAAPCRRPRYTTEEPAAGASQTFTADRNSRGRDSGHTESGSALGPDWHEGIVLRGAEQVSRRVSVEYECEVEKIFTAEDLHNSPQQTLRPENVGTWPVYILLTNGKTFGCDFVVSATGVVPNTEPFLHGNNFALADDAGLQVDDHMMTSEPDVYAAGDVCTACWEHSPLWQQMRLWTQARQMGWYAGRCMAAHVLSEPIELDFCFELFSHITKFFNYKVVLLGKFNAQGLGPNHELLVRCTKGQEYVKVVLSGGKMVGAVLIGETDLEETFENLMLNQMDLTQYGEELLNPNIDIEDYFD
- the pyroxd1 gene encoding pyridine nucleotide-disulfide oxidoreductase domain-containing protein 1 isoform X2 produces the protein MAHKKEKTFQFMIVGGGIAGVTCVEQLSSQIPSADIALITAGSHIKAVTNYKQVSKTLEEFDVEERPSSVLEARFPNLTVIHPAVKSLNTQSHTVETADGRVFGYEKLCICSGGRPKLLTQDNPYVLGIRDTDSAQAFQKQLSKAKRIVIVGNGGIALELVYEVEGCEVIWAVKDKAIGNTFFDAGAAQFLIPSLEADKPERAAPCRRPRYTTEEPAAGASQTFTADRNSRGRDSGHTESGSALGPDWHEGIVLRGAEQVSRRVSVEYECEVEKIFTAEDLHNSPQQTLRPENGTWPVYILLTNGKTFGCDFVVSATGVVPNTEPFLHGNNFALADDAGLQVDDHMMTSEPDVYAAGDVCTACWEHSPLWQQMRLWTQARQMGWYAGRCMAAHVLSEPIELDFCFELFSHITKFFNYKVVLLGKFNAQGLGPNHELLVRCTKGQEYVKVVLSGGKMVGAVLIGETDLEETFENLMLNQMDLTQYGEELLNPNIDIEDYFD